One Streptomyces lincolnensis genomic region harbors:
- a CDS encoding pectate lyase — protein MTARAEQRVRHRRRLTKRRAVIAGAAALGVTGAAIVTSTLVSSAGAAASWPTAKGSKAVSSTIKVSGTYDGKLKKFYGSGALGGSGQEEGQDPVFELADGAVLKNVVIGTPGADGVHCKGGCTLQNVWWLDVGEDAASFKGKSSSAVYKVVGGGAKNGSDKVLQFNGAGKLVVTGFQVHNSGKLVRSCGNCKTQVKRTIVLTDIDVTAPLKAVVGVNANYGDTATLSKIRIHGDPKKKTKTCVRFKGNNTGKEPTELGTGPDAKTCKFKTSDITYD, from the coding sequence ATGACTGCACGAGCCGAACAGCGCGTCCGCCACCGTCGCCGTCTCACCAAGCGGCGGGCGGTGATCGCCGGGGCAGCCGCCTTAGGCGTGACGGGCGCGGCGATCGTCACCTCGACGCTGGTGTCCTCCGCGGGCGCCGCCGCGTCCTGGCCGACCGCCAAGGGCAGCAAGGCCGTGTCGTCGACGATCAAGGTCTCGGGCACCTACGACGGCAAGCTGAAGAAGTTCTACGGCTCCGGCGCGCTGGGCGGCAGCGGCCAGGAGGAGGGCCAGGACCCGGTCTTCGAGCTGGCCGACGGTGCCGTCCTCAAGAACGTGGTCATCGGCACCCCAGGTGCGGACGGCGTCCACTGCAAGGGCGGTTGCACGCTCCAGAACGTGTGGTGGCTGGACGTCGGCGAGGACGCCGCCAGCTTCAAGGGCAAGTCGTCGTCGGCCGTCTACAAGGTCGTCGGCGGTGGCGCGAAGAACGGCTCCGACAAGGTGCTCCAGTTCAACGGCGCCGGCAAGCTCGTCGTGACCGGCTTCCAGGTCCACAACTCCGGCAAGCTGGTCCGCTCCTGCGGCAACTGCAAGACGCAGGTCAAGCGCACGATCGTCCTGACCGACATCGACGTCACGGCTCCCCTGAAGGCCGTCGTCGGCGTCAACGCCAACTACGGCGACACCGCCACCCTGTCGAAGATCCGCATCCACGGCGACCCCAAGAAGAAGACCAAGACCTGCGTCCGCTTCAAGGGCAACAACACCGGCAAGGAGCCCACCGAACTCGGCACCGGCCCCGACGCCAAGACCTGCAAGTTCAAGACGTCGGACATCACGTACGACTGA
- a CDS encoding right-handed parallel beta-helix repeat-containing protein produces the protein MRLSTGRHRRTRTLSIAAAVAVAAGAGGVYLGLSDGGAQAASRTVTVSTTAQLETAVRHATAGTVIEIRGGTYTPSATLKSTANGTSSARIVVRAHDGEKVRIDGSGLADGSWLAAIDGDHWTVQDLTFQNSPAQGFVATSSVGGVFKNLVTAHNGGSGFTLRGDGTTDNLVQNLDSHGNYDPAGHGRNADGIAVKFGSGTGNRITGARLYDNSDDGLDLWQFSSSVRIEHTWAFGNRNGFELGGGGVTVGHVVGNNAAWDNTVNGFTENSNRGGIVLNRNTAYGNGGVGFSFATGKARLARNLAVGNKGGASELGSSAVSAANSWDRGVVAPAFKSTDAAGVYGARRSGGVLPSVEFLTTGSTVIGSNMD, from the coding sequence GTGCGGCTCAGCACCGGACGCCACCGCAGGACCCGTACCCTCTCCATCGCCGCGGCGGTCGCCGTCGCCGCGGGTGCGGGCGGCGTCTACCTCGGTCTCTCCGACGGCGGAGCCCAGGCCGCGTCGAGGACGGTCACGGTGTCCACCACCGCGCAGCTGGAGACGGCCGTCAGGCACGCGACCGCCGGCACGGTCATCGAGATCCGTGGCGGCACGTACACCCCGTCGGCCACCCTCAAGTCCACGGCGAACGGCACGAGTTCGGCGCGGATCGTGGTGCGGGCGCACGACGGTGAGAAGGTGAGGATCGACGGGTCCGGGCTGGCGGACGGCTCCTGGCTCGCCGCGATCGACGGTGACCACTGGACCGTGCAGGACCTCACCTTCCAGAACTCGCCGGCGCAGGGGTTCGTCGCCACGTCGTCCGTCGGGGGTGTCTTCAAGAACCTCGTCACCGCGCACAACGGGGGCTCCGGGTTCACGCTGCGCGGCGACGGGACGACCGACAACCTCGTGCAGAACCTGGACAGTCACGGCAACTACGACCCGGCCGGGCACGGCCGGAACGCCGACGGGATCGCGGTGAAGTTCGGATCCGGGACGGGGAACCGGATCACCGGGGCGCGGCTGTACGACAACTCCGACGACGGGCTCGACCTGTGGCAGTTCTCGTCCTCCGTGAGGATCGAGCACACGTGGGCCTTCGGCAACCGGAACGGGTTCGAGCTCGGCGGTGGGGGTGTCACGGTCGGGCATGTCGTCGGCAACAACGCCGCGTGGGACAACACGGTGAACGGGTTCACCGAGAACTCCAATCGCGGGGGGATCGTGCTGAACCGGAACACCGCGTACGGCAATGGCGGGGTGGGGTTCTCCTTCGCCACGGGGAAGGCTCGGCTGGCTCGGAATCTTGCGGTGGGCAACAAGGGTGGGGCGTCCGAGTTGGGTTCGTCGGCGGTGTCTGCGGCGAACAGTTGGGACAGGGGGGTGGTGGCGCCTGCGTTCAAGTCGACGGATGCGGCGGGGGTTTACGGGGCTCGGAGGTCGGGTGGGGTGCTGCCGAGTGTTGAGTTTCTGACCACCGGGTCCACTGTTATCGGATCCAACATGGACTGA
- a CDS encoding family 43 glycosylhydrolase: MRPRLLLLACLSLLLSLFAAPPTSARPGAPPVKQPQYAGYLFAYFTGEGTADGEQIRYALSRGNDALHWRELNAGKPVLTSTTGEKGLRDPFVIRSPKGDKFYLIATDLRMYQNSSGSWDDVQRHGSKSIMVWESTDLVHWTDQRLVKVSPDNAGNTWAPEAYWDDSLGAYVVFWASKLYAEDDPDHKGSTYNKMMYATTKDFRTFSAPKVWNDPGYSVIDSTVVKYKDTYYRYTKDERDPASSSPCAKFITGEKSTSLTSTKYDFVADCIGSGAMERGEGPTVFKSNTEKKWYLFIDEYGGRGYLPFETTDLDSGKWTPSTNYQLPASPRHGTVLPVTQAEYDRLLAAYPASPASVVDATAKGQKGYALVTEAASKVVLPMEPGTDLGRLAPKLWIGEGSTVSPRSGTRRDFRKPQTYTVTAADGTKRTWSVEAVRTGSPTLPGLNADPDVHYLNGEYWIYPTTDGFQGWSGTRFKAYSSKDLVHWKDHGVILDLGPDVSWADKNAWAPAIAERDGKYYFYFCAEQQIGVAVADSPAGPFKDALGKPLVAKGGSLKGQMIDPAVYTDDDGTSYLYWGNGHGYVVPLNDDMVSFDASRVQDITPDNFREGSFVIKRKGTYYFMWSEDDTRSENYHVAYATGPSPLGPWTKKGTILSKRPEYGILGTGHHSVVKAPGTDDWYIVYHRFALNGPGKPGGDGMHRETTIDRMRFAADGSIVPVVPTLESIKPVRR, encoded by the coding sequence ATGCGCCCCCGACTTCTGCTCCTCGCCTGTCTCTCGCTCCTCCTCTCCCTGTTCGCCGCCCCACCGACGTCCGCCCGCCCAGGAGCACCACCCGTGAAGCAGCCCCAGTACGCCGGCTATCTGTTCGCCTACTTCACCGGCGAGGGCACGGCCGACGGCGAGCAGATCCGCTACGCCCTCAGCCGCGGCAACGACGCGCTGCACTGGCGGGAGCTGAACGCGGGCAAGCCGGTCCTGACGTCCACGACCGGCGAGAAGGGGCTGCGCGACCCGTTCGTGATCCGCTCCCCCAAGGGCGACAAGTTCTATCTGATCGCCACCGACCTCAGGATGTACCAGAACAGCAGCGGCAGCTGGGACGACGTGCAGCGGCACGGCAGCAAGTCGATCATGGTGTGGGAGTCCACCGACCTGGTCCACTGGACCGACCAGCGCCTGGTGAAGGTGTCCCCGGACAACGCGGGCAACACCTGGGCGCCGGAGGCCTACTGGGACGACTCCCTCGGCGCCTACGTCGTCTTCTGGGCGTCGAAGCTGTACGCCGAGGACGATCCCGACCACAAGGGATCGACGTACAACAAGATGATGTACGCGACCACGAAGGACTTCCGCACCTTCAGCGCGCCGAAGGTCTGGAACGACCCGGGCTACTCGGTCATCGACTCGACGGTCGTGAAGTACAAGGACACCTACTACCGCTACACCAAGGACGAGCGGGACCCGGCCTCCAGCTCTCCCTGCGCCAAGTTCATCACCGGTGAGAAGTCGACCAGCCTGACCTCCACCAAGTACGACTTCGTCGCGGACTGCATCGGCAGCGGGGCGATGGAGCGCGGTGAGGGGCCGACGGTGTTCAAGTCCAACACCGAGAAGAAGTGGTACCTCTTCATCGACGAGTACGGCGGCCGCGGCTACCTCCCCTTCGAGACCACCGACCTCGACTCGGGCAAGTGGACCCCGTCCACGAACTACCAGCTGCCGGCCAGCCCCCGGCACGGCACGGTGCTCCCGGTGACGCAGGCGGAGTACGACCGGCTGCTCGCCGCGTATCCCGCCTCCCCCGCCTCGGTCGTGGACGCGACGGCGAAGGGCCAGAAGGGGTACGCCCTCGTCACCGAGGCGGCCTCGAAGGTCGTGCTGCCGATGGAGCCCGGTACCGACCTCGGGCGCCTCGCCCCGAAGCTCTGGATCGGCGAGGGCTCGACCGTGAGCCCCCGGTCCGGTACCCGCCGGGACTTCCGCAAGCCGCAGACGTACACCGTGACGGCCGCGGACGGGACGAAGCGCACCTGGTCGGTCGAGGCGGTGCGCACCGGCAGCCCGACCCTGCCCGGCCTCAACGCCGACCCGGACGTGCACTATCTGAACGGCGAGTACTGGATCTATCCGACGACGGACGGCTTCCAGGGCTGGAGCGGGACCAGATTCAAGGCGTACTCGTCGAAGGACCTGGTCCACTGGAAGGACCACGGCGTCATCCTGGACCTCGGTCCGGACGTGAGCTGGGCGGACAAGAACGCGTGGGCGCCGGCGATCGCCGAGCGGGACGGCAAGTACTACTTCTACTTCTGCGCCGAGCAGCAGATCGGTGTGGCGGTGGCGGACTCCCCCGCGGGCCCGTTCAAGGACGCCCTGGGCAAGCCCCTGGTGGCGAAGGGCGGCTCGCTGAAGGGCCAGATGATCGACCCCGCGGTCTACACGGACGACGACGGCACGTCGTATCTCTACTGGGGCAACGGCCACGGATACGTCGTGCCGCTGAACGACGACATGGTGTCCTTCGACGCGTCGCGGGTGCAGGACATCACCCCGGACAACTTCCGCGAGGGCTCCTTCGTGATCAAGCGGAAGGGCACGTACTACTTCATGTGGTCCGAGGACGACACCCGCAGCGAGAACTACCACGTCGCCTACGCGACGGGACCGTCCCCGCTCGGCCCGTGGACCAAGAAGGGGACGATCCTGTCGAAGCGTCCTGAGTACGGCATCCTCGGCACCGGCCACCACTCCGTGGTGAAGGCGCCCGGCACCGACGACTGGTACATCGTCTACCACCGGTTCGCCCTGAACGGTCCGGGGAAGCCGGGCGGTGACGGCATGCACCGCGAGACGACGATCGACCGCATGAGGTTCGCGGCGGACGGCTCGATCGTGCCGGTGGTGCCGACGCTGGAGTCGATCAAACCGGTGCGCCGCTGA
- a CDS encoding HAD family acid phosphatase, translating into MHKPLRLAALTAACALAAGALYGAGMATAGQSTANSTHEPYNIGLLVKDIDTYYGTAADANGVYQASPDSPYAKDLASIDAAARTYIDKAARKAVHHGEKPAVVFDIDDTLLLSLDYEKRYNYTYNSATWAAYVNKADRPAVFGSPELVRYAAKKGVEVFYNSGLSEAQRSAAVENLKKVGAEVNLDADHMFLKNTANPPSYLSGCATPGTWTCTTVQYKSGTRKHIERDLGYEIIANFGDQYSDLDGGYADRTYKLPNPTYFVG; encoded by the coding sequence ATGCATAAGCCACTGCGTCTCGCAGCCCTCACCGCCGCCTGTGCCCTCGCCGCCGGTGCCCTCTACGGGGCCGGCATGGCGACCGCCGGTCAGTCCACGGCGAACTCCACGCACGAGCCCTACAACATCGGGCTCCTGGTCAAGGACATCGACACCTACTACGGCACCGCGGCCGACGCGAACGGTGTGTACCAGGCGTCCCCGGACAGCCCGTACGCCAAGGACCTGGCGTCGATCGACGCCGCGGCGAGGACGTACATCGACAAGGCCGCCCGCAAGGCCGTCCACCACGGCGAGAAGCCCGCGGTCGTGTTCGACATCGACGACACGCTGCTGCTCAGCCTCGACTACGAGAAGCGCTACAACTACACCTACAACTCGGCTACTTGGGCCGCCTACGTCAACAAGGCCGACCGGCCGGCCGTCTTCGGCAGCCCCGAACTCGTGCGGTACGCCGCGAAGAAGGGCGTCGAGGTCTTCTACAACTCGGGGCTCAGCGAGGCCCAGCGCTCCGCGGCCGTCGAGAACCTGAAGAAGGTCGGCGCCGAGGTGAACCTCGACGCCGACCACATGTTCCTGAAGAACACCGCCAACCCGCCGTCCTACCTGAGCGGTTGCGCCACTCCGGGCACCTGGACCTGCACCACCGTGCAGTACAAGTCCGGCACCCGCAAGCACATCGAGCGGGACCTCGGATACGAGATCATCGCCAACTTCGGCGACCAGTACTCCGACCTCGACGGCGGTTACGCAGACAGGACGTACAAGCTGCCGAACCCGACGTACTTCGTCGGCTGA
- a CDS encoding right-handed parallel beta-helix repeat-containing protein, with the protein MSRRTALLTAAAVALGSGLAVLPTQAQAATVVVSTSTDLSNAIKNATAGTVIQVRGGTYYPTATLQSTANGTSSAPITLTAYGSETVKIDGSSLPSGSWIFKLTADYWNVSNMTFQNSPDSAVVCQSCTGTVWNTIKTINGGDSGFTLTGDGTVNNTVKNIDSYGHYDAATHGENADGIAVKFGSGSGNLITGARLYNNSDDGLDFWSFSSPVTIEHTWAMGNGKNRWSDSAFAGDGNGYKLGGDGEVVAHVVNNSAAWDNAGNGFTENSNKGAIVINRTTAYANAKWGYYFATGTAKLGKNLAVSNGGGSVSKSSSVVSSGNNWDSGISTPAFRSTDASSTYNARSSSGTLPATTFLTTGSTTIGSTMN; encoded by the coding sequence ATGTCTCGTCGTACCGCTCTGCTCACGGCAGCCGCCGTGGCCCTCGGCTCCGGCCTCGCCGTCCTCCCCACCCAGGCGCAGGCCGCGACCGTGGTCGTCAGCACCTCCACCGACCTGTCCAACGCCATCAAGAACGCCACCGCCGGCACCGTCATCCAGGTCCGCGGCGGCACCTACTACCCGACGGCCACGCTCCAGTCGACGGCCAACGGCACATCCTCCGCGCCGATCACGCTCACCGCGTACGGCTCGGAGACGGTGAAGATCGACGGCTCGTCCCTGCCCTCCGGCTCCTGGATCTTCAAGCTGACCGCCGACTACTGGAACGTCTCCAACATGACCTTCCAGAACTCCCCGGACAGTGCTGTGGTCTGCCAGTCCTGCACCGGCACGGTCTGGAACACCATCAAGACCATCAACGGCGGCGACTCCGGCTTCACGCTCACCGGCGACGGCACGGTCAACAACACCGTGAAGAACATCGACAGCTACGGCCACTACGACGCCGCCACCCACGGCGAGAACGCCGACGGCATCGCCGTGAAGTTCGGCTCCGGCAGCGGCAACCTCATCACCGGGGCCCGCCTCTACAACAACTCCGACGACGGCCTGGACTTCTGGTCCTTCTCCTCGCCCGTCACCATCGAGCACACCTGGGCCATGGGCAACGGCAAGAACCGCTGGTCCGACTCCGCGTTCGCCGGTGACGGCAACGGCTACAAGCTCGGCGGCGACGGCGAGGTCGTCGCGCACGTCGTCAACAACTCGGCCGCCTGGGACAACGCCGGCAACGGCTTCACCGAGAACAGCAACAAGGGCGCCATCGTCATCAACCGCACCACCGCCTACGCCAACGCCAAATGGGGCTACTACTTCGCCACCGGCACCGCCAAACTCGGCAAGAACCTCGCGGTGAGCAACGGCGGCGGTTCGGTGAGCAAGAGCTCCTCGGTGGTGTCGTCCGGCAACAACTGGGACTCCGGCATCTCGACACCCGCCTTCCGGTCGACGGACGCGAGCAGCACGTACAACGCCCGCAGCTCCAGCGGCACCCTGCCCGCCACCACGTTCCTCACGACGGGCAGCACCACCATCGGCTCGACCATGAACTGA
- a CDS encoding dienelactone hydrolase family protein has product MSEPLGRRTFVAGAAAAAFLGAGSGNAEAADLVGGNLPGFYPALKNELNFPLAWGTSPVRDFKAWRRAARTVVEEHLIVPRQNSTRYTPEFTSGPQGDGYSRELVTLSLTRHERVRGALLTPHGPGPFPAVLLLHDHGARFDIGKEKLIRPWYDDTRLSSAQAWADKYFSGRFVGDELARRGYVVLCLDALGWGDRGPLTYDQQQALASNFYNLGSSLAGLMAREDARAAGFLAGLDRVDARRVAALGFSMGAYRAWQTAALTDTVAATAAVCWMTGLKEMMVPGNNTLRGQSSYYMLHPGLPRFLDFPDVASIAVPRPMLFFSGALDTLFPADGVRVAHDKLTAVWRSRHAEERLRLKTWPDLGHVFVDRMQDEVYAWLDSVL; this is encoded by the coding sequence ATGAGTGAGCCGCTCGGCCGCCGGACGTTCGTGGCGGGAGCCGCGGCGGCGGCGTTCCTCGGGGCGGGCTCCGGGAACGCGGAGGCCGCCGACCTGGTGGGAGGGAATCTGCCCGGCTTCTATCCGGCCCTCAAGAACGAGCTGAACTTCCCGCTCGCCTGGGGCACTTCACCCGTCCGTGATTTCAAGGCCTGGCGCAGGGCCGCCCGGACGGTGGTCGAGGAACACCTCATCGTCCCACGCCAGAACAGCACACGGTACACGCCGGAGTTCACCTCCGGCCCCCAAGGCGACGGCTACTCAAGGGAGTTGGTCACCCTCTCCCTCACCCGCCACGAACGCGTCCGCGGCGCCCTGCTCACCCCGCACGGCCCCGGCCCCTTCCCCGCCGTGCTGCTCCTGCACGACCACGGAGCCAGGTTCGACATCGGGAAGGAGAAACTGATCCGCCCCTGGTACGACGACACCCGGCTCTCCTCCGCACAGGCCTGGGCGGACAAGTACTTCAGCGGCCGCTTCGTCGGCGACGAACTGGCGAGGCGCGGATACGTCGTCCTCTGCCTGGACGCCCTCGGCTGGGGCGACCGCGGCCCGCTCACCTACGACCAACAGCAGGCGCTGGCCAGCAACTTCTACAACCTCGGCTCCTCGCTCGCCGGGCTCATGGCCCGCGAGGACGCCCGCGCCGCCGGGTTCCTGGCCGGCCTGGACCGGGTGGACGCCCGCCGGGTCGCCGCCCTCGGCTTCTCCATGGGCGCCTACCGCGCCTGGCAGACGGCCGCGCTGACCGACACCGTCGCGGCCACCGCCGCCGTCTGCTGGATGACCGGCCTGAAGGAAATGATGGTCCCCGGCAACAACACGCTGCGCGGGCAGTCCAGTTACTACATGCTCCACCCCGGGCTCCCCCGGTTCCTCGACTTCCCCGACGTGGCGAGCATCGCCGTACCCAGGCCGATGCTCTTCTTCAGCGGCGCCCTGGACACCCTCTTCCCCGCCGACGGCGTACGGGTGGCCCACGACAAGCTGACCGCCGTCTGGCGCTCGCGCCACGCCGAGGAGCGGTTGCGCCTCAAGACCTGGCCCGACCTCGGCCATGTCTTCGTCGACCGCATGCAGGACGAGGTCTACGCCTGGCTCGACAGCGTCCTGTGA
- a CDS encoding pectate lyase family protein has protein sequence MRRAAAAALLAGLLLTAAPPASAAGRGPEGWAAGTTGGAGGTTWTVHTRAELKEALANGGDPATPKVIRVVGDINGHEADDGSLLGEQDYAPGYDLGQYMSCFGEDGTTWSDTRYDYCKRQRQLRQTGSNREKAQIQLTVPSNTTLVGAGGDARLLGVFLTVNTGTNIIVRNLHLEAPVDHFTTWSPDDGTQGSWNARFDALSVITGKHLWVDHCTFTDGRFPDREAPLGFHGERVGRHDGLLDIEDGSDFVTVSDSRFTDHDKAILIGSGDGRGDRDRGHLKVTLVRNLFTDIAQRAPRVRFGQVHVVNNVYRGRTPLYALGVGVESALFSERNVFRHRGGTPALAVADYGGEHFRDTGSWFNGRPAGLNAVAGALGLGGEVGWDPADVYDYRVLKSPSAVERHVLRHAGAGRAKEGRPHE, from the coding sequence GTGCGTAGGGCGGCGGCCGCCGCGCTGCTGGCGGGCCTCCTGCTGACGGCGGCCCCGCCGGCCTCCGCCGCAGGGCGCGGCCCGGAAGGCTGGGCCGCCGGGACCACCGGGGGAGCGGGCGGCACGACGTGGACGGTGCACACCCGCGCCGAGCTCAAGGAGGCCCTGGCGAACGGCGGCGACCCCGCCACGCCCAAGGTGATCCGGGTCGTCGGGGACATCAACGGCCATGAGGCGGACGACGGTTCCCTGCTAGGGGAGCAGGACTACGCGCCCGGCTACGACCTCGGGCAGTACATGTCCTGCTTCGGCGAGGACGGCACCACCTGGTCCGACACCCGGTACGACTACTGCAAGCGGCAGCGTCAGCTCCGCCAGACCGGGTCGAACCGGGAGAAGGCGCAGATCCAGCTGACCGTGCCGAGCAACACCACGCTCGTCGGCGCCGGTGGCGACGCCCGCCTCCTCGGGGTCTTCCTCACGGTCAACACCGGCACGAACATCATCGTCCGCAATCTCCATCTCGAAGCCCCGGTCGACCACTTCACCACCTGGTCGCCGGACGACGGGACGCAGGGCAGCTGGAACGCCCGCTTCGACGCGCTGAGCGTGATCACCGGCAAACACCTCTGGGTCGACCACTGCACCTTCACCGACGGCCGCTTCCCGGACCGCGAGGCGCCCCTCGGCTTCCACGGCGAGCGGGTCGGACGGCACGACGGACTGCTGGACATCGAGGACGGCTCCGACTTCGTCACCGTCTCCGACAGCCGGTTCACCGACCACGACAAGGCGATCCTCATCGGCTCGGGCGACGGCCGCGGCGACCGCGACCGCGGCCACCTCAAGGTCACCCTCGTCAGGAACCTCTTCACGGACATCGCGCAGCGCGCCCCGCGCGTCCGCTTCGGGCAGGTGCACGTCGTCAACAACGTGTACCGGGGCCGGACCCCGCTCTACGCCCTCGGTGTCGGCGTGGAGTCCGCGCTCTTCTCCGAACGCAACGTGTTCCGCCACCGGGGCGGCACCCCCGCCCTCGCGGTCGCCGACTACGGCGGCGAGCACTTCCGCGACACCGGGTCCTGGTTCAACGGCCGCCCCGCCGGACTGAACGCGGTGGCCGGCGCCCTCGGCCTCGGCGGCGAGGTCGGCTGGGATCCGGCCGACGTCTACGACTACCGCGTGCTCAAGTCCCCCTCGGCCGTGGAGCGTCACGTGCTGCGGCACGCCGGGGCGGGTCGCGCGAAGGAAGGCAGGCCGCATGAGTGA